A stretch of the Staphylococcus sp. NRL 16/872 genome encodes the following:
- the cas9 gene encoding type II CRISPR RNA-guided endonuclease Cas9 (Cas9, originally named Csn1, is the large, multifunctional signature protein of type II CRISPR/Cas systems. It is well known even to general audiences because its RNA-guided endonuclease activity has made it a popular tool for custom editing of eukaryotic genomes.) has product MTTNYILGLDIGITSVGYGIINYEDKTIIDAGVRLFPEANVENNEGRRNKRGARRLKRRRIHRLDRVKQLLNEYKLVELNDLPKSANPYEIRVKGLREELTREELVIALLHLAKRRGIHNIDVVEQDGEEGNQLSTKEQLSKNNNLLKDKFVCELLLERFNEGKVRGEENRFKTSDIIKEAKRILEVQKDIHNLDDYFINKYIEIVETRREYFEGPGEGSPFGWDGDLKKWYEMLMGRCTYFPEELRSVKYAYSADLFNALNDLNNLVIQRDGSTKLEYHEKYHIIENVFKQKKKPTLKQIANEIEVTPEDIKGYRITKSGKENFTEFKLYHDLKKVLKDQSILENISLLDQIAEILTVYQDKESIKKELSKLDETINDIDKESISNLTGYNGTHRLSLKCINLVLEELWHSSRNQMEIFSYLNIKPKKIDLKKSNKIPKDMIDEFILSPVVKRTFGQAINVINKVIEKYGIPNDIIIELARENNSKDKQKFINELQKKNEKTRQRINEIIGEYGNQNAKRLVEKIRLHDEQEGKCLYSLESIPLEDLLNNPNYYEVDHIIPRSVSFDNSYQNKVLVKQIENSKKGNRTPYQYLNSGEAQISYNQFKQHILNLSKSKDRISKKKKEYLLEERDINKFEVKKEFINRNLVDTRYATRELSNYLKAYFSANDMNVKIKTINGSFTDYLRKVWKFKKERNHGYKHHAEDALIIANADFLFKENKKLKEANKVLEKPAENNESNKVENSTGIKNEDEYKELFNIPQQVADIKEFRDFKFSHRVDKKPNRQLINDTLYSTRQLGDDSYIVQTIKNIYSKDNTDLKKHFNKNPEKFLMYQHDPKTFEKLETIMKQYFNEKNPLAKYHEETGEYLTKYSKKNNGPIVKTIKMLGNKVGSHLDVTHKYKNSNKQLVRLSIKSLRFDVYLTDKGYKFITISYLDILKKDSYYYVPIETYEKLKTSKGIEKGSKFIGSFYYNDLIDLDGEVYKVIGVNNDSLNRIELDMPDIRYKEYCELNNVKGEARIKKTIGKKVQSLKKLNTDVLGNIYYQKNVQKPQLLFKRGN; this is encoded by the coding sequence ATGACAACAAATTATATTTTAGGATTAGATATAGGAATTACCTCTGTAGGTTATGGGATTATAAATTATGAAGATAAAACTATTATTGATGCCGGAGTTAGATTGTTTCCAGAAGCTAATGTAGAGAATAATGAAGGTAGAAGAAATAAAAGAGGGGCACGTAGGTTAAAAAGAAGACGAATTCATAGATTAGATCGTGTTAAGCAACTTTTGAATGAGTATAAGTTAGTTGAATTAAATGATCTGCCCAAATCTGCTAATCCATATGAAATCCGTGTAAAAGGATTAAGAGAAGAATTAACACGTGAAGAATTAGTTATTGCATTATTACATTTAGCTAAAAGAAGAGGAATACATAATATTGATGTAGTAGAGCAAGACGGTGAAGAAGGTAACCAACTTTCTACAAAAGAACAATTGTCTAAAAATAATAATTTATTAAAAGATAAATTTGTATGTGAGTTATTATTAGAAAGATTTAATGAAGGAAAAGTTCGTGGAGAAGAGAACAGGTTTAAAACTTCAGATATTATTAAAGAAGCAAAACGAATTTTAGAAGTACAAAAAGACATCCATAATTTAGATGATTATTTTATTAATAAATATATAGAAATAGTTGAAACAAGAAGAGAATATTTCGAAGGTCCTGGAGAAGGAAGCCCTTTTGGCTGGGATGGGGACTTGAAAAAATGGTATGAAATGTTAATGGGCCGTTGTACTTACTTCCCAGAAGAATTAAGAAGTGTAAAATACGCATATTCGGCTGACTTATTTAATGCGTTAAACGATTTAAATAATTTAGTGATACAAAGAGATGGATCAACTAAGCTTGAATATCACGAAAAATATCATATTATCGAAAATGTATTTAAACAAAAGAAAAAACCTACATTAAAACAAATAGCTAACGAAATTGAAGTCACTCCTGAAGATATTAAAGGATACCGAATTACTAAATCTGGCAAAGAAAATTTCACAGAATTTAAATTATATCATGATTTGAAAAAAGTTCTAAAAGATCAAAGTATTTTAGAAAATATATCTCTTTTAGATCAAATAGCAGAAATTTTAACAGTTTATCAAGACAAAGAAAGTATTAAAAAAGAATTAAGTAAGTTAGATGAAACTATAAATGATATAGATAAAGAAAGTATTTCTAATTTAACAGGATATAACGGTACACATAGATTGTCATTAAAATGCATAAATTTAGTATTAGAAGAATTATGGCATTCTTCAAGAAACCAAATGGAAATATTCTCTTATTTAAATATTAAGCCTAAAAAAATTGATTTGAAAAAATCTAATAAAATTCCTAAAGATATGATAGATGAATTTATATTATCACCAGTAGTTAAGAGAACATTTGGCCAAGCTATTAATGTGATTAATAAAGTTATTGAAAAATATGGTATACCTAACGATATTATTATTGAATTGGCAAGAGAAAATAACTCTAAAGATAAACAAAAATTTATCAATGAACTTCAAAAGAAAAATGAAAAAACAAGACAACGCATCAATGAAATTATCGGGGAATATGGAAATCAAAATGCTAAACGATTAGTTGAAAAAATTAGACTTCATGACGAGCAAGAAGGAAAATGTTTATATTCATTAGAAAGTATACCTTTAGAAGACTTACTTAATAACCCAAATTATTATGAAGTCGATCATATTATTCCGCGATCAGTATCATTTGATAATTCATATCAAAACAAGGTTTTAGTTAAACAAATAGAAAATAGTAAAAAAGGTAACCGAACTCCATATCAATATCTTAATTCAGGAGAAGCCCAAATCTCGTATAATCAATTTAAGCAACATATATTAAATTTAAGTAAATCAAAAGATAGAATTTCCAAGAAAAAGAAAGAATATTTATTAGAAGAACGTGATATCAATAAATTTGAGGTCAAAAAAGAATTTATTAATCGAAACTTAGTGGATACTCGTTATGCTACAAGAGAATTATCAAATTATTTAAAAGCTTATTTTAGCGCTAACGATATGAATGTAAAAATTAAAACTATCAACGGCAGCTTTACTGATTATTTAAGAAAAGTATGGAAATTTAAAAAAGAAAGAAATCATGGTTATAAACATCATGCAGAAGACGCTTTAATTATTGCCAACGCCGACTTTTTATTTAAAGAAAATAAAAAGTTAAAAGAAGCAAATAAAGTCCTAGAAAAACCTGCAGAAAATAATGAATCAAATAAAGTGGAAAATTCTACAGGAATAAAAAATGAAGATGAATATAAAGAATTATTTAATATTCCTCAACAAGTAGCTGATATAAAAGAATTTAGAGATTTTAAATTCTCTCATAGGGTGGATAAAAAGCCTAATAGACAACTAATAAATGATACTCTATATTCAACGAGACAATTAGGAGACGATTCTTATATAGTTCAAACAATTAAGAATATATATAGTAAAGATAATACTGATTTAAAGAAACATTTTAATAAAAATCCTGAAAAATTTTTAATGTATCAACATGACCCTAAAACATTTGAAAAGTTAGAAACAATTATGAAGCAATATTTCAATGAAAAAAATCCACTGGCCAAATATCACGAGGAGACGGGAGAATATTTAACTAAGTATAGTAAGAAAAATAATGGACCTATAGTTAAAACGATTAAGATGTTAGGCAATAAAGTAGGTAGTCATTTGGATGTCACTCATAAGTATAAAAATTCAAATAAACAATTAGTACGATTATCAATTAAATCTCTTCGTTTCGATGTTTACTTAACTGATAAAGGATATAAATTTATAACTATTTCTTACTTAGATATTCTTAAGAAAGATAGTTACTATTACGTTCCAATTGAAACATATGAAAAGTTAAAAACAAGCAAAGGAATTGAGAAAGGCTCCAAGTTTATAGGAAGCTTTTATTACAATGATTTAATAGACCTAGATGGTGAAGTTTATAAAGTTATCGGCGTAAATAATGATTCTTTAAACAGAATAGAGCTCGATATGCCGGATATTAGATATAAAGAATATTGTGAATTAAATAATGTTAAAGGTGAAGCAAGAATTAAAAAAACAATTGGCAAGAAAGTTCAATCTCTAAAAAAATTGAATACCGATGTATTAGGAAATATATATTATCAAAAAAATGTTCAAAAGCCCCAATTACTTTTTAAACGAGGTAATTAA
- a CDS encoding CsbD family protein translates to MAEDKFEQAKGNIKETVGNATDNKDLEKDGQGDKASGKAKEVVDNAKDKANDLIDKVKGDDNK, encoded by the coding sequence ATGGCTGAAGATAAATTTGAACAAGCAAAAGGTAATATTAAAGAAACAGTTGGTAATGCAACTGACAATAAAGATTTAGAAAAAGATGGCCAAGGCGACAAAGCATCTGGCAAAGCAAAAGAAGTTGTTGATAACGCTAAAGATAAAGCTAATGATTTAATCGACAAAGTTAAAGGCGACGACAATAAATAA
- a CDS encoding MetQ/NlpA family ABC transporter substrate-binding protein, with protein MKKLLSLLLVLTLTVVLAACGNGGGDKDKKIVVGASPAPHAEILEKAKPLLKKKGYDLEIKTINDYTTPNKLLDKGELDANYFQHVPYLKTESKEKGYKIEDAGKVHLEPMAVYSKKYKSLKDLPKGATVYVSNNPAEQGRFLKFFVDEGLIKIKKGVKIEDAKFEDITENKKDIKFNNKQSAEYLPKIYQNQDVDAAIINSNYAIDQKLNPQKDSIVVEKANDNPYANLIAVQKGHKDDKKIKALIEVLQSKDIRDFINDKYKGAVVPAK; from the coding sequence ATGAAAAAACTTTTAAGTTTACTTTTAGTACTTACACTCACTGTTGTATTAGCCGCTTGTGGTAACGGCGGAGGGGACAAAGACAAAAAAATCGTAGTTGGTGCTTCACCAGCTCCTCACGCTGAAATCTTGGAAAAAGCAAAACCTTTACTTAAAAAGAAAGGCTATGACTTAGAAATCAAAACAATTAATGATTACACTACACCAAACAAATTGTTAGATAAAGGCGAATTAGACGCTAACTACTTCCAACACGTACCTTACTTAAAAACTGAAAGCAAAGAAAAAGGCTACAAAATTGAAGATGCTGGTAAAGTTCACTTAGAACCAATGGCTGTATATTCTAAAAAATATAAAAGCTTAAAAGACCTTCCAAAAGGTGCTACAGTATACGTTTCTAACAACCCAGCAGAACAAGGTCGTTTCTTAAAATTCTTCGTTGATGAAGGTTTAATTAAAATCAAAAAAGGCGTTAAAATCGAAGACGCTAAATTCGAAGATATCACTGAAAATAAAAAAGACATTAAATTCAACAACAAACAATCAGCTGAATATTTACCAAAAATCTACCAAAATCAAGATGTAGATGCTGCTATCATCAACTCTAACTATGCGATTGATCAAAAATTAAATCCTCAAAAAGACTCAATCGTAGTTGAAAAAGCAAACGACAATCCTTATGCAAACTTAATTGCTGTTCAAAAAGGTCATAAAGATGATAAGAAAATTAAAGCTTTAATTGAAGTATTACAATCTAAAGATATTCGTGATTTCATTAATGATAAGTATAAAGGTGCCGTAGTACCTGCTAAATAA
- a CDS encoding methionine ABC transporter permease, protein MNKSYGDILHEMITMPNVQWPDVWQAIYETLYMTIVSTIFAFILGLILGVLLFLSARSHSAGARIFYSIVSFVVNLFRAIPFIILILLLIPFTSVLLGTISGPTGALPALIIGAAPFYARLVEIAFKEIDKGVIEAAQSMGASTWTIIWKVLLPEAMPALVSGITVTAIALVGSTAIAGVIGAGGLGNLAYLTGFTRSQNDVILVSTVFILIIVFIIQFIGDWIANKIDKR, encoded by the coding sequence ATGAATAAATCATATGGTGATATTCTTCATGAAATGATTACAATGCCTAATGTCCAGTGGCCAGATGTATGGCAAGCGATTTATGAAACGTTATACATGACTATCGTTTCGACAATTTTCGCTTTTATTCTTGGCTTAATCTTAGGTGTATTACTCTTCCTATCAGCGAGAAGTCATTCTGCTGGGGCAAGAATTTTTTATAGTATAGTTTCATTTGTTGTTAACTTATTCCGAGCAATTCCATTTATCATTTTAATCTTGTTATTAATTCCATTTACAAGTGTCCTTTTAGGAACAATAAGTGGTCCGACGGGTGCGTTACCAGCTTTAATTATTGGTGCAGCACCGTTCTATGCAAGATTGGTAGAAATTGCGTTTAAGGAAATTGATAAAGGTGTCATTGAAGCGGCTCAATCAATGGGAGCAAGTACATGGACAATTATTTGGAAAGTATTACTTCCAGAAGCAATGCCAGCACTTGTATCAGGTATTACCGTTACAGCAATTGCTTTAGTTGGTTCAACTGCCATTGCCGGGGTTATCGGTGCAGGTGGTTTAGGTAACTTGGCTTACTTAACTGGTTTCACACGTAGTCAAAATGATGTCATCTTAGTTTCAACAGTATTCATTTTAATTATTGTATTTATAATTCAATTCATTGGGGATTGGATTGCAAATAAAATTGATAAACGATAA
- a CDS encoding methionine ABC transporter ATP-binding protein — translation MIELNQVVKRYHTKNKDVLAVDHVDLKIESGSIFGVIGFSGAGKSTLIRMFNNLEAPTSGDIIIDGDNINKLSKAELRRKRQKVSMVFQHFNLLWSRTVLKNIMFPLEIAGHSKVKTREKALALIELVGLKGRENAYPSELSGGQKQRVGIARALANDPDVLLCDEATSALDPQTTDEILDLLLKIKKRQNLTIVIITHEMQVIRRICDEVAVMENGRVIEQGRVSEVFENPQHEVTKRFVKDDLDDDFEASIKHLEPLDSDAYIVRLNFNGNNATEPIVSYITKNMDIDINILEANIKNTRDGSIGFLVIHIPHISHLAFEEFKNDLHKRHVNVEVIKHE, via the coding sequence GTGATTGAATTAAATCAAGTAGTAAAACGCTATCACACAAAGAATAAAGATGTTCTAGCAGTGGATCACGTTGACTTAAAAATAGAATCAGGCTCAATTTTTGGAGTTATCGGATTCTCTGGTGCTGGTAAAAGTACGTTAATTAGAATGTTTAATAATCTAGAAGCACCTACATCAGGTGACATAATTATAGATGGTGACAATATTAACAAACTTTCAAAAGCAGAGTTAAGAAGAAAACGTCAAAAAGTGAGTATGGTTTTCCAACATTTTAATCTATTGTGGTCACGAACTGTTTTAAAAAATATTATGTTTCCACTTGAAATTGCTGGTCATTCAAAAGTGAAAACTCGAGAAAAAGCATTAGCACTTATTGAGCTTGTGGGTTTAAAAGGTAGAGAAAATGCTTACCCTTCAGAATTATCAGGAGGTCAAAAGCAAAGGGTAGGTATCGCACGTGCCTTAGCCAATGATCCAGACGTGTTGTTATGTGATGAAGCCACAAGCGCGCTTGACCCACAAACTACCGACGAAATTTTAGATTTACTATTAAAAATCAAAAAAAGACAAAATCTTACAATTGTTATCATCACGCATGAAATGCAAGTAATCAGACGAATTTGTGATGAGGTAGCTGTTATGGAGAATGGCCGTGTCATTGAACAAGGTAGAGTTAGTGAAGTCTTTGAAAATCCTCAACACGAAGTGACAAAACGCTTCGTTAAAGATGATTTGGATGATGATTTTGAAGCATCAATTAAGCATCTAGAACCTTTAGATTCCGATGCTTACATTGTGAGACTTAACTTTAATGGTAACAATGCTACTGAACCTATCGTGTCTTACATAACTAAAAACATGGATATTGATATAAATATTCTTGAAGCAAATATTAAAAATACGCGTGATGGTTCGATTGGATTTTTAGTTATCCATATTCCACATATTTCACATTTGGCTTTTGAAGAATTTAAAAATGATTTGCATAAGCGACATGTCAATGTGGAGGTGATTAAGCATGAATAA
- a CDS encoding thioredoxin family protein, producing the protein MSSTIKVEDISENFKEDKHLIFGYTPMCGTCKVSERMLDIANEILKLPIKKIDLNYHPEFSEENKIMSVPVLMIMNKDKEMDRIYAFQSVPNLLEKLK; encoded by the coding sequence ATGAGTAGTACAATAAAAGTAGAAGATATTAGTGAAAACTTCAAAGAGGATAAACATCTTATATTTGGGTATACACCCATGTGTGGCACATGTAAAGTTTCTGAGCGAATGTTAGACATCGCAAACGAAATCTTAAAGTTGCCAATTAAAAAAATTGATTTAAATTATCATCCAGAATTTAGCGAAGAAAATAAAATTATGTCTGTGCCTGTGTTAATGATTATGAATAAGGATAAGGAAATGGATAGAATTTATGCATTTCAATCCGTTCCTAATTTGTTAGAAAAGTTAAAATAA
- a CDS encoding toprim domain-containing protein has translation MAILNKVIIVEGKSDKKRVQQVIAEPVNIICTHGTMSIDKIDDMIESLYDKQVYVLADSDDEGEKIRKWFKRYLSESEHIYVDKTYCEVARCPKNYLANVLSRYGFTVRKEKRLIPNLTTERLVLMNE, from the coding sequence ATGGCAATTTTAAATAAAGTTATTATTGTTGAAGGTAAATCTGATAAGAAGAGAGTACAACAAGTCATCGCTGAGCCTGTCAATATTATCTGTACACATGGTACAATGAGTATCGACAAAATAGATGATATGATTGAATCATTATATGATAAGCAAGTGTATGTACTTGCAGATTCAGATGACGAGGGTGAGAAGATTAGAAAGTGGTTTAAACGATATTTAAGCGAAAGTGAACATATCTATGTTGATAAAACATATTGTGAAGTCGCACGATGTCCTAAAAACTATCTAGCTAATGTTTTGAGCAGATACGGTTTTACTGTTCGAAAAGAAAAACGTCTCATACCTAATTTAACGACTGAAAGGTTAGTATTAATGAATGAGTAG
- the gcvH gene encoding glycine cleavage system protein GcvH, translating into MAVPSELKYSKEHEWVKVEGNTVTIGITEYAQGELGDIVFVELPDVDDEINEGDTFGSVESVKTVSELYAPVSGKIVETNEELEDSPEFVNESPYEKAWMVKVELSDESQLDELLSADQYSEMIGE; encoded by the coding sequence GTGGCAGTACCGAGCGAATTAAAATATTCTAAAGAACATGAATGGGTTAAAGTTGAAGGCAACACAGTAACAATTGGTATTACTGAATACGCACAAGGCGAATTAGGTGATATCGTATTTGTTGAATTACCAGACGTTGACGATGAAATCAATGAAGGGGATACTTTTGGTAGTGTAGAATCAGTTAAAACTGTTTCTGAATTATACGCACCAGTATCTGGTAAAATTGTTGAAACTAACGAAGAATTAGAAGATAGCCCTGAGTTCGTAAACGAATCACCATACGAAAAAGCATGGATGGTTAAAGTTGAACTTAGCGATGAAAGTCAATTAGACGAATTATTAAGTGCTGATCAATATTCTGAAATGATTGGCGAATAA
- a CDS encoding arsenate reductase family protein: protein MIKFYQYSNCTTCKKAAKFLETQGVSYEPIDIVQHTPTKKEFEDIIDKTGVEINKLFNTHGAKYRELGLKDKLQDLSDDEKLELLASDGMLVKRPLAISGDKITLGFKEDQYKETWL from the coding sequence ATGATTAAATTTTATCAATATTCAAATTGTACGACTTGTAAAAAAGCAGCTAAATTTTTAGAGACACAAGGCGTAAGTTACGAGCCGATTGATATTGTGCAACATACACCAACAAAAAAAGAATTTGAAGATATTATCGATAAAACAGGTGTAGAAATTAATAAATTATTCAATACGCATGGAGCTAAATACAGAGAATTAGGGCTGAAAGATAAATTACAAGATTTATCTGATGACGAAAAATTAGAGCTATTGGCTTCAGATGGAATGTTAGTTAAACGTCCATTAGCGATTTCAGGTGACAAAATAACTTTAGGTTTTAAAGAAGATCAATATAAAGAAACTTGGCTATAA
- a CDS encoding thioredoxin family protein, translated as MKSIKTTDEFKSTIQSEQPVIVKFEAGWCPDCKAMDMWIDPIVEKYNQYKWYTVNRDELEDVAADNEVMGIPSLLVFENGNKQAHLHSANAKSPEQVESFLEETFNK; from the coding sequence ATGAAAAGCATTAAAACAACAGACGAATTTAAATCTACAATTCAAAGTGAACAACCCGTTATTGTGAAGTTCGAGGCAGGTTGGTGCCCTGATTGTAAAGCAATGGACATGTGGATTGATCCAATCGTTGAAAAATATAATCAATATAAATGGTATACAGTAAACCGTGATGAATTAGAAGATGTTGCTGCCGATAATGAAGTGATGGGCATTCCAAGTTTATTAGTTTTTGAAAATGGTAATAAACAAGCACACTTACATTCAGCTAATGCTAAATCACCAGAACAAGTTGAATCATTCTTAGAAGAAACATTTAACAAATAG